In Terriglobales bacterium, the genomic stretch CTTCCAGCACCGCCACGAAGAGGAAGTTGCCCAGCACCTTGGAGAGGAAGAGGGCGTCGGCGGGGGCGGGCGAAATGCGGTAAGCGTCGAGCACCTGGTTGCGCAGTTCCCGCGCCCAGGTCTGGTTCAGCGCCACCACCGCCGCGAACAGGAAGGCCACCCACACCAGCCCGCCGGCGATCCGCCGCGACTCCTCCGCGTTGGGATCGAAGGAGAAGCTGAAGATCACCACCACCAGCAAGGCGAAGAAGAGCATGGCATTGATGGCGTCCTTCGAGCGCCATTCCAGGCGCAGGTCCTTGGCCAGGCTGGAGCGGGTGACGGAGAGCAAGCTCATGGCTGCGCTCCCAGGCGGGCGGCGGCGGTGCCCGGGGCGCGCGCGGCCAGCCGTCCCGCCGCCAGCCACAGCGACTCGTCGGCGATGCCCTCGGCGTGCGCCACCTGGTGCGTGACCAGGAAGATGGTGAGGCCGCGGTCGCGGCGCGCCCCCAGCAGCTTGGCCATGGCCCGCGCCGAGGTGACGTCCACGTTGGAGAAGGGCTCGTCCAGCAGCAGCAGCTTGGGATCGTGGAGCAGCGCCCGCGCCAGCGAGAGCCGCTGCCGCATGCCCTGCGAGTATTGTCCTGCGGGACGCGCCAGCGCGGGATCCAGCCCCACCTCTTCCATGGCCTGCGCGCAACGGGTGGGCGCCGCCGCGCCGTAGAGCCCGGCGAAGTAGAGCAGGTTCTCCATGCCGCTCAGTTCGTCGTAGAGCAGGGGAGCGTGCGCCATGTAGCCGAGCTGGGCGGTGACCTCACGTAGCTCGGTGGAGCCCAGCAAGGCCACCGTGCCGGAGGTGGGATGCGTGAGGCCCGCCATCACCCGCAGCAGTGTGGACTTGCCCGCTCCATTCTCGCCGAAGACGGCGTAGAGCCGCCCCGGCGCGAACTCCGCGCTCACCTCGCGCAACGCCGCGAAGCGCCCGAAGAGCTTGCTGACGTTGGTGAGGACGACCGCAGTCTCGGCCACGACGGTCAAAGGTACTAGAACTGCGCCATTTTCACCACAGAGACACAGAGGCACAGAGAGGAAATGCAGAATGAAGAATCAAGAATGCAGAATGGTCTGGTCTGCCGGCAGCTCCGACACAAATCTGCAATCTGCATTCTCAATTCTGCATTTCTCTGTGTCTCTGTGCCTCTTGTGGCGGGAACGAAGTCCTAGCTGGAGGACTTGGCGGGGGCCGCGGCCGCGGGCTGCCCCTGTCCCGGCGCGGGAGCATACTTGGAGGCGCATTTGGCCTGGATCTGGGTGGCGTGGAAGACGCCGTCTTCGCCGTAGTGGCCCTCGACCAGGGCCTGGGCGTTGTCCTTGAAGGTGTCGGGCGGGGCCTCCGTGCCGCGGTAATCCACCGCCAGGGTCCGCCCTTCTTCTTCCAGGCTGAACTCCATGCGGCTGCCCTGGCGTTTGATGGAGCCGGGCACCACGTTGCCCGCCACCCGCAGGCGCTTGGAGTGGGCACTTGAACCCATCGTCCCCAACTCCTTGATGGTGACGTAGTAGCTCTTGCTCTCCTGCACCCCGGTGTAGGCCAGGTAGCCCAGCGACACCAGGATCACCACGGTGGCCAGGCCGAATCGGAGGTACTTGCCCTGCGCGGAACTCATAAACTCTTCCGAAGAGGTTACGCTGGCGCGGAGGCGGTGGTCAAGGCCGGGGGCGGACTCCGAAGGACAGTGGCCCTATTCGCCTCGCCGCCTGGCCCAGAAGTCGGCCGAGGTCAGGACGGGGAGGATCTCAACTTCCATGAGGTCATTCCAGCGGTCGGCCCAGGCCTCTAGGCGCTCGCGGCTGGGCGCCTCCATCACCTGGAAGCAGCGGCTGCCGTCGGGCTCCAGCCAACTGGCGTGGTAGAGG encodes the following:
- a CDS encoding heme exporter protein CcmB; the protein is MSLLSVTRSSLAKDLRLEWRSKDAINAMLFFALLVVVIFSFSFDPNAEESRRIAGGLVWVAFLFAAVVALNQTWARELRNQVLDAYRISPAPADALFLSKVLGNFLFVAVLEVLMTPLFIVFFDLRAVGAGWQLVLVAALGTWALVVNGTFFAAVSLRTRSREIMLPLLLFPISVPALIAMVRATTVILTGEDSAYLPLVFLAVYDIVFTTVCLLLFETVLHAE
- the ccmA gene encoding heme ABC exporter ATP-binding protein CcmA, with amino-acid sequence MAETAVVLTNVSKLFGRFAALREVSAEFAPGRLYAVFGENGAGKSTLLRVMAGLTHPTSGTVALLGSTELREVTAQLGYMAHAPLLYDELSGMENLLYFAGLYGAAAPTRCAQAMEEVGLDPALARPAGQYSQGMRQRLSLARALLHDPKLLLLDEPFSNVDVTSARAMAKLLGARRDRGLTIFLVTHQVAHAEGIADESLWLAAGRLAARAPGTAAARLGAQP
- a CDS encoding cytochrome c maturation protein CcmE, with the translated sequence MSSAQGKYLRFGLATVVILVSLGYLAYTGVQESKSYYVTIKELGTMGSSAHSKRLRVAGNVVPGSIKRQGSRMEFSLEEEGRTLAVDYRGTEAPPDTFKDNAQALVEGHYGEDGVFHATQIQAKCASKYAPAPGQGQPAAAAPAKSSS
- a CDS encoding DUF3303 family protein, which encodes MLFMVIERFTPENLKRVGERFQAKGRMMLEDVLYHASWLEPDGSRCFQVMEAPSRERLEAWADRWNDLMEVEILPVLTSADFWARRRGE